One Aegilops tauschii subsp. strangulata cultivar AL8/78 chromosome 7, Aet v6.0, whole genome shotgun sequence genomic window carries:
- the LOC109784559 gene encoding uncharacterized protein, with product MEVLVQAAETSSANMQIAVSVQAETVAELTDSDFSDSDFSIDEGDDDLFDEYIDFGVDEEEQEEIDDEPEYVLEDEDLDLSREEEENLKYKFSAFNAKVDMDSPIFRVGMVFADVKQLRQALNAYSIKNRVEIRKIKNEKTILEAMCKPGCPWLLKAGLDNRTRGFVIKVYAAVHKCQKAWELKALTSNFLTKFFIDEFRDDQKMGLGTFSRKVTNELHITVNRWKLARARKQALKIIHGDEDEQFSKLWDYGQELGTCNPGSTFLVSTHVVTNEQYPMGRKCLKLVYWSYDACKRGWLQGYMPIIFADGCHMKTKYKGVLLTAVGIDPNDCIFPLAVGWVEVECTSAWEWFLTTLRDDLNIINTSPFTVMSDKQKGLINAVIKVWPDAEHRFCVRHIYQNFHEKHKG from the coding sequence ATGGAAGTTTTAGTTCAAGCAGCAGAGACATCAAGTGCAAACATGCAAATTGCAGTTTCAGTGCAAGCAGAGACAGTAGCAGAATTGACAGATTCAGACTTTAGTGATAGTGATTTCAGCATTGATGAGGGAGATGATGATCTGTTTGATGAATACATTGATTTTGGTGTGGATGAAGAGGAGCAAGAAGAGATAGATGATGAGCCTGAATATGTACTTGAGGATGAGGACCTTGATTTgtcaagagaagaagaagaaaacctGAAATACAAGTTTAGTGCTTTCAATGCAAAGGTGGACATGGACTCTCCTATATTCAGAGTAGGCATGGTCTTTGCAGACGTGAAGCAACTGAGGCAAGCTCTGAATGCATATTCAATAAAGAATAGAGTTGAGATCAGGAAGATAAAGAATGAAAAAACCATATTGGAGGCAATGTGCAAGCCTGGTTGTCCATGGCTTCTTAAAGCTGGATTGGACAATAGGACAAGAGGCTTTGTCATAAAGGTTTATGCCGCAGTCCACAAGTGTCAGAAGGCATGGGAGTTGAAAGCACTGACATCCAATTTCCTTACAAAATTTTTCATTGATGAATTCAGGGATGACCAAAAGATGGGCCTTGGCACATTTTCAAGGAAGGTTACAAATGAGCTTCACATTACTGTCAACAGATGGAAGTTAGCTAGGGCTAGGAAACAAGCTCTGAAGATAATTCATGGGGATGAGGATGAACAGTTTAGTAAGTTGTGGGACTATGGTCAGGAACTGGGGACATGTAACCCTGGCTCCACATTTCTTGTGTCTACTCATGTTGTGACAAATGAACAGTACCCAATGGGCAGAAAATGTTTGAAATTAGTGTATTGGTCTTATGATGCTTGCAAAAGAGGTTGGCTTCAGGGATACATGCCTATTATATTTGCTGATGGGTGTCATATGAAGACCAAGTACAAAGGGGTGTTGCTGACTGCTGTTGGCATAGATCCTAATGACTGCATATTCCCTCTGGCCGTGGGTTGGGTTGAAGTTGAGTGTACTAGTGCTTGGGAATGGTTTTTAACCACTCTTAGAGATGATCTTAATATCATAAACACTTCACCTTTCACAGTCATGAGTGACAAGCAGAAGGGATTAATAAATGCAGTGATAAAAGTGTGGCCAGATGCAGAACACAGGTTTTGTGTGAGGCACATTTATCAAAACTTCCATGAGAAGCACAAAGGATAA